Proteins encoded in a region of the Homo sapiens chromosome 20, GRCh38.p14 Primary Assembly genome:
- the CDH26 gene encoding cadherin-like protein 26 isoform a precursor (isoform a precursor is encoded by transcript variant a) — translation MAMRSGRHPSLLLLLVLLLWLLQVSIIDSVQQETDDLTKQTKEKIYQPLRRSKRRWVITTLELEEEDPGPFPKLIGELFNNMSYNMSLMYLISGPGVDEYPEIGLFSLEDHENGRIYVHRPVDREMTPSFTVYFDVVERSTGKIVDTSLIFNIRISDVNDHAPQFPEKEFNITVQENQSAGQPIFQMLAVDLDEENTPNSQVLYFLISQTPLLKESGFRVDRLSGEIRLSGCLDYETAPQFTLLIRARDCGEPSLSSTTTVHVDVQEGNNHRPAFTQENYKVQIPEGRASQGVLRLLVQDRDSPFTSAWRAKFNILHGNEEGHFDISTDPETNEGILNVIKPLDYETRPAQSLIIVVENEERLVFCERGKLQPPRKAAASATVSVQVTDANDPPAFHPQSFIVNKEEGARPGTLLGTFNAMDPDSQIRYELVHDPANWVSVDKNSGVVITVEPIDRESPHVNNSFYVIIIHAVDDGFPPQTATGTLMLFLSDINDNVPTLRPRSRYMEVCESAVHEPLHIEAEDPDLEPFSDPFTFELDNTWGNAEDTWKLGRNWGQSVELLTLRSLPRGNYLVPLFIGDKQGLSQKQTVHVRICPCASGLTCVELADAEVGLHVGALFPVCAAFVALAVALLFLLRCYFVLEPKRHGCSVSNDEGHQTLVMYNAESKGTSAQTWSDVEGQRPALLICTAAAGPTQGVKDLEEVPPSAASQSAQARCALGSWGYGKPFEPRSVKNIHSTPAYPDATMHRQLLAPVEGRMAETLNQKLHVANVLEDDPGYLPHVYSEEGECGGAPSLSSLASLEQELQPDLLDSLGSKATPFEEIYSESGVPS, via the exons CTGTTCAATAATATGTCTTATAACATGTCACTAATGTATCTAATCAGTGGACCTGGTGTGGATGAATATCCAGAGATTGGTTTGTTTTCTCTAGAAGATCATGAGAACGGAAGGATATATGTTCACCGCCCTGTCGATCGAGAAATGACACCATCTTTCACG GTTTATTTTGATGTTGTGGAGCGCTCAACAGGAAAAATTGTGGATACATCCTTGATTTTCAACATTAGGATCAGTGATGTGAATGATCATGCACCCCAGTTTCCAGAGAAGGAATTTAACATCACTGTGCAAGAAAACCAATCTGCAG gGCAACCTATTTTTCAGATGTTAGCAGTCGATTTGGATGAAGAAAACACTCCAAATTCTCAAGTCCTTTACTTCCTCATTTCTCAAACACCATTACTGAAAGAAAGTGGTTTCCGGGTTGATCGCCTTAGTGGAGAAATACGACTCTCTGGCTGCTTAGATTATGAG ACCGCTCCTCAGTTTACACTGCTAATCAGAGCCAGGGACTGTGGAGAACCGTCACTGTCATCCACGACCACCGTTCACGTGGATGTGCAAGAAGGCAACAACCACAGGCCTGCATTTACCCAGGAGAAC TATAAGGTTCAGATTCCTGAAGGCCGAGCCAGCCAGGGCGTGTTGCGTCTCCTGGTTCAAGATCGAGATTCTCCATTTACATCAGCTTGGAGAGCAAAATTCAACATATTGCATGGCAATGAAGAGGGGCATTTTGACATTTCGACTGACCCTGAGACCAACGAAGGGATATTAAATGTTATCAAG CCTTTGGATTATGAGACTCGCCCAGCGCAAAGCCTCATCATTGTCGTGGAGAATGAGGAGAGGCTCGTCTTCTGTGAGAGAGGAAAGCTTCAGCCGCCAAGGAAGGCAGCAGCCAGCGCCACTGTGAGTGTGCAGGTGACAGACGCCAACGACCCACCAGCCTTTCACCCCCAGAGCTTCATTGTCAATAAAGAGGAGGGCGCCAGGCCTGGGACCCTGTTGGGAACTTTTAATGCCATGGATCCAGACAGCCAGATAAG ATATGAACTGGTTCATGACCCAGCAAATTGGGTCAGCGTCGACAAAAACTCCGGAGTGGTCATCACCGTGGAGCCAATTGACCGAGAATCCCCTCATGTAAATAACAGTTTTTATGTAATCATCATTCACGCTGTTGATGATG GCTTCCCACCGCAGACTGCTACAGGGACCCTAATGCTCTTCCTGTCTGACATCAATGACAACGTCCCGACTCTCCGGCCACGTTCCCGCTACATGGAGGTCTGTGAGTCTGCTGTGCATGAGCCCCTCCACATCGAGGCAGAGGATCCGGACCTGGAGCCGTTCTCTGACCCATTTACATTTGAATTGGACAATACCTGGGGAAATGCGGAGGACACATGGAAGTTGGGGAGAAATTGGG GTCAATCAGTTGAACTTTTAACCTTGAGAAGCCTGCCACGTGGTAATTACTTGGTGCCACTCTTCATTGGAGACAAACAGGGACTTTCCCAGAAGCAAACTGTCCATGTAAGGATCTGCCCCTGTGCCAGTGGGCTCACATGTGTGGAGCTTGCAGATGCAGAAGTGGGGCTTCATGTGGGGGCCCTGTTCCCTGTCTGTGCAGCATTTGTGGCTCTGGCAG TGGCTCTGCTTTTTCTGTTGCGATGCTATTTTgtgcttgaacctaagaggcatGGATGCTCTGTATCCAATGATGAAGGCCACCAAACACTGGTCATGTATAATGCGGAGAGCAAAGGCACTTCAGCCCAG ACATGGTCAGATGTTGAAGGCCAGAGGCCGGCTCTGCTCATCTGCACAGCTGCAGCAGGACCCACGCAGGGAGTTAAG GATCTCGAGGAAGTGCCTCCATCTGCAGCGAGTCAGTCAGCCCAAGCACGCTGTGCTCTGGGGAGCTGG GGTTATGGCAAGCCCTTTGAGCCAAGAAGTGTGAAAAACATACACTCTACTCCT GCTTACCCAGATGCCACAATGCACAGACAACTCCTGGCTCCGGTGGAAGGAAGGATGGCAGAGACATTGAATCAG AAACTCCATGTTGCCAATGTGCTGGAAGATGACCCCGGCTACCTACCTCACGTCTACAGCGAGGAAGGGGAGTGTGGAGGGGCCCCATCCCTCAGCTCTCTGGCCAGCTTGGAACAGGAGTTGCAACCTGATTTGCTGGACTCTTTGGGTTCAAAAGCGACTCCGTTTGAGGAAATATATTCAGAGTCAGGTGTtccttcctaa
- the CDH26 gene encoding cadherin-like protein 26 isoform b (isoform b is encoded by transcript variant b) — MKPLIWTWSDVEGQRPALLICTAAAGPTQGVKDLEEVPPSAASQSAQARCALGSWGYGKPFEPRSVKNIHSTPAYPDATMHRQLLAPVEGRMAETLNQKLHVANVLEDDPGYLPHVYSEEGECGGAPSLSSLASLEQELQPDLLDSLGSKATPFEEIYSESGVPS; from the exons ATGAAACCTCTGATATGG ACATGGTCAGATGTTGAAGGCCAGAGGCCGGCTCTGCTCATCTGCACAGCTGCAGCAGGACCCACGCAGGGAGTTAAG GATCTCGAGGAAGTGCCTCCATCTGCAGCGAGTCAGTCAGCCCAAGCACGCTGTGCTCTGGGGAGCTGG GGTTATGGCAAGCCCTTTGAGCCAAGAAGTGTGAAAAACATACACTCTACTCCT GCTTACCCAGATGCCACAATGCACAGACAACTCCTGGCTCCGGTGGAAGGAAGGATGGCAGAGACATTGAATCAG AAACTCCATGTTGCCAATGTGCTGGAAGATGACCCCGGCTACCTACCTCACGTCTACAGCGAGGAAGGGGAGTGTGGAGGGGCCCCATCCCTCAGCTCTCTGGCCAGCTTGGAACAGGAGTTGCAACCTGATTTGCTGGACTCTTTGGGTTCAAAAGCGACTCCGTTTGAGGAAATATATTCAGAGTCAGGTGTtccttcctaa
- the CDH26 gene encoding cadherin-like protein 26 isoform c (isoform c is encoded by transcript variant c), with protein MKPLIWTWSDVEGQRPALLICTAAAGPTQGVKAYPDATMHRQLLAPVEGRMAETLNQKLHVANVLEDDPGYLPHVYSEEGECGGAPSLSSLASLEQELQPDLLDSLGSKATPFEEIYSESGVPS; from the exons ATGAAACCTCTGATATGG ACATGGTCAGATGTTGAAGGCCAGAGGCCGGCTCTGCTCATCTGCACAGCTGCAGCAGGACCCACGCAGGGAGTTAAG GCTTACCCAGATGCCACAATGCACAGACAACTCCTGGCTCCGGTGGAAGGAAGGATGGCAGAGACATTGAATCAG AAACTCCATGTTGCCAATGTGCTGGAAGATGACCCCGGCTACCTACCTCACGTCTACAGCGAGGAAGGGGAGTGTGGAGGGGCCCCATCCCTCAGCTCTCTGGCCAGCTTGGAACAGGAGTTGCAACCTGATTTGCTGGACTCTTTGGGTTCAAAAGCGACTCCGTTTGAGGAAATATATTCAGAGTCAGGTGTtccttcctaa